In a genomic window of Diadema setosum chromosome 3, eeDiaSeto1, whole genome shotgun sequence:
- the LOC140226426 gene encoding LOW QUALITY PROTEIN: uncharacterized protein (The sequence of the model RefSeq protein was modified relative to this genomic sequence to represent the inferred CDS: deleted 1 base in 1 codon), protein MATVHQISSQNLECPICLTLFNQPKSLTCSHTFCKDCLQRISQTQKTITCPICRKETPLPSGDVDKLQTNIPLSSLVDEVKVTSPTCTVCEMDNKSPAVCYCQDCGKYMCKACEKSHSTWKPFFNHEVVSVSEVLSGKVPLKMRRKCKKHPNDDEECFCTGCREYVCCKCVMLKHSKAGHDIEEAAIYEEKLIENIKELKRGVKSKKTTIENHIKFIETQRNELATMFRKLNEDIDTTYEEYMQLLSDSREELRSRVKQWSEKFEKELQVMEEESRRTISHMNAMEELVTNGMKVPLEKNALIAHDTLCENLKSFLGRDDPDDQPPRGVTERAQKISFRRYEKVNELCLGKLEGYTWDVQGGDVSLPWDVKANVNLPSRNCMSCISRSPGGKMAVGSYNGGIHLYSPYGELQQTVLKNVGVRRIGFLSDSRSVVRDINNKVSLYTPQWEKLDVTFETMRVDKGRYGGLTVDRDDNIYVGYRELMKIQVFTPQGGKAVRSMMCDGHRPSQLFSFNNTVKLILQDSTAVCLDGTGKKEKVLKKEGMIPYPAVCRDDSVIVAWVKHDKGLFSIDRYTSDLKHMHNLIIDFSIGREMLSWYYLQEFESGEIAFCTPNRLYILNAI, encoded by the exons ATGGCAACTGTTCATCAGATCAGCAGCCAGAATCTGGAGTGTCCTATCTGTCTGACTCTTTTCAACCAACCTAAATCACTGACATGCTCTCACACGTTCTGCAAAGACTGTCTTCAACGAATATCTCAAACTCAGAAAACGATAACATGCCCTATATGCAGGAAAGAAACGCCCCTACCCAGTGGAGATGTGGATAAGTTGCAAACCAACATACCATTGAGTTCCCTCGTGGACGAAGTGAAAGTCACGAGTCCAACATGCACAGTTTGTGAGATGGACAACAAGTCTCCAGCTGTGTGCTACTGTCAGGACTGCGGGAAATATATGTGTAAAGCCTGTGAGAAAAGCCACTCTACGTGGAAGCCGTTCTTCAACCACGAAGTGGTGTCCGTGAGCGAGGTGCTCTCGGGAAAGGTTCCGCTTAAAATGCGACGGAAATGTAAGAAACATCCTAATGATGATGAGGAGTGTTTCTGCACTGGATGTCGGGAATACGTCTGCTGTAAGTGTGTGATGTTGAAACACTCAAAAGCAGGACATGATATCGAAGAGGCAGCTATCTATGAGGaaaaattgattgaaaatatcAAAGAGTTGAAAAGGGGAGTCAAATCAAAGAAAACGACCATTGAAAATCATATCAAGTTCATAGAGACACAACGCAATGAATTAGCAACTATGTTTAGAAAGCTCAATGAGGACATCGACACAACGTATGAGGAATACATGCAGCTATTGTCAGACAGTAGAGAAGAGCTCAGAAGTCGAGTGAAACAATGGTCTGAGAAATTCGAGAAGGAATTACAAGTCATGGAGGAAGAGAGTCGGCGAACAATCAGTCACATGAACGCTATGGAAGAGCTGGTAACTAACGGTATGAAGGTACCACTAGAGAAAAACGCATTGATAGCACACGACACGCTGTGCGAAAACTTGAAAAGCTTTCTGGGACGAGATGATCCTGATGACCAACCACCGAGAGGTGTGACAGAACGAGCCCAGAAGATTTCATTCCGTAGATACGAGAAGGTTAATGAACTTTGTCTAGGAAAGTTGGAAGGTTATACGTGGGATGTCCAGGGAGGTGACGTCTCACTTCCCTGGGATGTCAAAGCAAACGTAAACCTCCCTAGCAGAAATTGCATGTCCTGTATCTCTCGTTCACCAGGCGGTAAGATGGCAGTGGGATCGTATAATGGTGGAATCCATCTCTACTCCCCTTATGGCGAGTTACAGCAGACCGTGCTGAAGAATGTCGGAGTCAGGAGAATTGGATTCCTGTCTGATAGCCGAAGTGTAGTACGTGATATAAATAACAAGGTGTCACTCTACACTCCTCAGTGGGAGAAGCTTGACGTCACGTTCGAGACGATGAGGGTGGATAAAGGAAGGTATGGTGGTCTCACTGTGGATAGAGATGATAATATCTACGTGGGTTATAGGGAACTCATGAAGATCCAGGTATTTACCCCACAGGGTGGCAAGGCTGTCAGGAGTATGATGTGTGATGGACATAGACCATCGCAATTATTTTCCTTTAACAACACGGTA AAACTGATTCTACAAGACTCGACTGCTGTGTGCCTTGATGGCACGGGGAAGAAGGAGAAAGTCTTGAAGAAGGAGGGTATGATTCCCTACCCAGCTGTTTGTAGAGATGATTCGGTCATTGTAGCCTGGGTGAAGCACGACAAGGGCCTCTTCAGTATCGATCGATACACGAGTGATTTGAAGCACATGCACAATCTCATTATTGATTTTAGTATAGGAAGGGAAATGTTGAGTTGGTACTATCTACAAGAGTTTGAGAGTGGGGAGATAGCTTTCTGCACTCCAAACAGACTTTACATATTAAATGCGATTTAA